One stretch of Ananas comosus cultivar F153 linkage group 6, ASM154086v1, whole genome shotgun sequence DNA includes these proteins:
- the LOC109711892 gene encoding aspartyl protease APCB1 has translation MATEEPLPPPPLSQLHGVVIISLPPPDDPSKGKTITAFTLSDSAPLHHPPPSPPQQQPSRSPPSPERRRVLSSSARKALASVLGASFLVFSLGLCLFSEAPLELLGSGSEEEGRARDEARSFLLPLYPKTRGRVLREVGDIKLAATRDEDGMEGVRLAKQGSKMTVSPSSSSFSSSSSSSSSVNSTVALPIQGNVFPDGQYYTSIFVGNPPRPYFLDVDTGSDLTWIQCDAPCASCAKGPHPLYKPAKGKIVPPRDLLCQELQGNQKSCESCLQCDYEIEYADRSSSMGVLARDEMHLIATNGDREKLSFVFGCAYDQQGQLLASPAKTDGILGLSSAKISLPSQLASQGIISNVIGHCITSEPNGGGYMFLGDDFVPVWGMTWVPARSGLVNFYYTEVQKVNYGDVTLSAGGQKSNLVQVIFDSGSSYTFFPNEAYNNLIASFKNLPSGLARDDSDQTLPVCWRADFPVRSVKDVKRFFKPLTLQFRKRWWVMPTTFTIPPEGYLLISGEGNVCLGILNGMEIHHGSTIIIGDVSLRGKLVVYDNVRNKIGWARSDCAKPQKTSSFPFFF, from the exons atGGCGACGGAGGAgccactgccgccgccgccgctttcGCAGCTCCATGGCGTGGTCATCATCTCCCTCCCTCCCCCCGATGACCCCTCCAAGGGCAAGACCATCACGGCGTTCACCCTCTCCGACTCCGCCCCCCTCCACCAccctcctccttcgccgccgcagcagcagccCTCTCGATCGCCTCCGTCGCCGGAGCGCCGCCGCGTCCTCTCGTCCTCCGCGAGGAAGGCGCTCGCCTCCGTCCTCGGCGCATCCTTCCTCGTCTTCTCCCTAGGGCTCTGCCTCTTCTCCGAGGCGCCGCTCGAGCTCCTCGGGAGCGGCTCCGAGGAGGAAGGGAGGGCGCGCGACGAGGCGCGATCGTTCTTGCTCCCGCTGTACCCGAAAACGCGGGGGAGGGTTCTGAGGGAGGTGGGGGATATCAAGCTCGCGGCGACGAGAGATGAGGATGGGATGGAGGGGGTGAGATTGGCGAAGCAGGGGAGCAAGATGACGgtgtctccttcttcttcttctttttcttcttcgtcgtcgtcgtcttcttcggTGAATTCGACCGTTGCGCTCCCGATCCAAGGGAATGTGTTCCCCGATGG ACAATATTACACTTCCATTTTTGTTGGGAATCCTCCAAGACCTTATTTCCTTGATGTGGATACTGGGAGTGACTTGACTTGGATCCAATGTGATGCTCCATGTGCCAGCTGTGCCAAG GGACCACATCCATTATATAAGCCTGCCAAGGGAAAGATAGTCCCGCCTAGGGACTTACTGTGTCAGGAACTGCAAGGTAATCAGAAATCTTGCGAGTCTTGCCTACAATGTGATTATGAGATAGAGTATGCAGATAGGAGTTCCTCGATGGGTGTTCTTGCAAGGGATGAAATGCATCTGATTGCTACGAATGGTGACAGAGAAAAGCTAAGCTTTGTTTTTGG GTGTGCTTATGACCAACAAGGTCAACTTCTAGCCTCTCCGGCAAAGACAGATGGGATCCTTGGACTTAGCAGTGCAAAAATTAGTCTTCCTTCTCAGTTAGCCAGTCAAGGAATCATCTCTAATGTCATTGGTCATTGTATTACCAGTGAACCGAATGGTGGTGGCTATATGTTTCTAGGTGATGATTTTGTACCGGTATGGGGAATGACATGGGTACCCGCTCGTAGTGGTCTTGT TAATTTTTACTACACGGAGGTTCAGAAAGTAAATTATGGAGATGTAACACTCAGCGCTGGTGGCCAGAAAAGCAATTTGGTTCAAGTCATCTTTGACAGCGGCAGCTCTTATACCTTTTTCCCAAATGAAGCATACAATAATCTGATTGCTTCT TTTAAAAATCTTCCGAGTGGTCTTGCTCGAGATGACTCTGATCAAACACTTCCTGTGTGTTGGAGAGCTGATTTTCCTGTCAG GTCTGTGAAAGATGTGAAGCGGTTTTTCAAGCCCTTGACTCTACAGTTTAGAAAGAGATGGTGGGTCATGCCCACAACTTTCACTATTCCTCCAGAAGGCTACTTACTTATTAGT GGTGAAGGAAATGTGTGCTTGGGAATACTTAATGGAATGGAAATTCACCATGGCTCAACAATTATAATAGGAG ATGTTTCTTTGCGTGGGAAGTTGGTCGTATATGATAATGTGCGGAACAAAATCGGATGGGCTCGCTCGGACTGTGCCAAACCACAAAAAACGAGcagctttcctttcttcttctga